The genome window TTCTGAGCCTTTAAATAATGTCTTTCTGCACAGTTATAACTTCCCATACAATTCCCTATTTTCTTGATTGGACTCCTTCTTGCTTTGaccaatactattattattataaataataatataataatattaataatattaataataataatagtaaggtatattatattattccatcaatattttctcaatttaacTTGGCATATATGATCTTTAATTCATAGTTCtatatacacttttaaataATGATCGTAAGTTTCTATTGCGATAATGAGGTTACATTTGATTATTGCGgagtaattaattatgttttcaaaGTCCGATGTTGCCTTGCTAACATCAAAACCTCAAAGCTAAGTCTCATCCCTTCATTTAGCATTCCATGGCATGTGCATCACCTTTTTCTCATCCAAGAAATTTGCACCATCCTTAGCTTAACAACTTGTCTCACACATTACAAGGAACATTGATAACATAAACAAACATGAAGATTACTCCGTACTTCTACCCAAGACCACGATGAACACGGATGCACAAAACTCGTAATTCATTTACTTCATTGCTcaaaatttcatgaaaaataacatttttaatcctttaatataatttagagCAGTTGGTAATTAAGTTGACTAGTAATGCAATGTAGGACCAGAGAATCGATCAACAGCTTACACACTAATACAGGATTACAACTGAATAGTCCACATGAACAGCTTAATTAGtcacagtttgaaaagaaaaattaaggaTCAAGTATTCGAGTCTCACTAAAGGAAAGTGGCctggagcaacctctcaaaatgaggGGTTTCTTGTGCGCAGTAAACAAATGTTTAACCTGATTTGgaacaacctctcaaagtgaggggatTCCTCGTGTGCAGCAAACAAAGGTCTGGGCGCCGTTACATTTGTGGATATATTCAACCTTTTAAGAAGAAAGGATTACATCTTaataactaaaaattaaatgtcattttcccaaaaatactATACAATGGATTGTTGGAAATTACGTTAGTAAGTAACCTAAAAGAGGAtcatttaaaaatgattttttagaACAACGAAAAGGTTACCATGTTTCCTTGTTTCTTAATGTTTTAAGGACGGTTTAAAATTAGAAGTAGTTGGTAGAGTTAAGTCACCGGTAATTGGCTATAACGTGGCGTACATGTCTTGCATTCCCATGCAAACATGTCACCACtttgaatacatatatatcacacacCATTTCTCTACAGATAATATAAACACCTTCATTattcttcaattccattccAACAAATTATATTCAACCCTCCTCCAATTCATCTAACAACCCTTTGATTATATTCTCATAACGcttagaagaaaataaaaaacaagaaagaaagaaaaaaagaaagaaagagagagaattaTTTGGATAATGGATTCTGTGGTTTCTGAGCTAGAGGGGACGCTGTTGAAGGACCCGGACCCGTTCTGTTACTTCATGCTGGTGGCTTTCGAGGCGTCGGGGTTGCTCCGGTTTGCGGCGCTGCTGATGCTATGGCCGGCGATTAGGTTGCTGGAGGTTTTTGGGAAGGGGGAGATGGGATTGAAGGTGATGATCTTCGTGGCCACTGCCGGGGTGAGGATGTCGGAGATTGAGGCGGTGGCTAGGGCGGTTTTGCCCAAGTTTTACTTGGACGATGTTGAGATGGAGGCTTGGAGGGTTTTCGGCGGCGGCGGGGAGAGACGACGGGTGGTGGTTACGAGGATGCCGAGGATTATGGTGGAGATGTTCGTGAAGGGGCATTTAAGGGCGGACGAGGTTGTCGGGAGTGAACTCGCCGTGAATCAGTTCGGATTCGCCACCGGATTTATTAAGGAGGGTTTTGATTCCGTTCATGAACGTGTTGCAAAGTTGTTTGAGGGTGATGATGATGGTCAGCCTAGCTTAGGGCTTGGACGCTCTAATCCTGGTTCTTCCTACCTTTCCTTGTGCAAGGTAAATTTATCTCCGTACTCCTTTACTGATTAGAGTTACAGTTAAAATTACTATTAGTTTTACCTAGACAACTATTTTATTAGTCTAATAAGGTGAAAATATAAGAATAATTTGGCAGAGTAACTACACTTGCATTCAAATCGCATAATGTCAAATCTAAATTAGGAAAGAAGTGTCAAACCTGTCAAAATTTTTCACGAATCCCTTGTCTCGGAATTAATCAGACCaataaccttgtggtctagtaaaACTCAGTTGCAGGTGGAAGGAATGAGTTCAAGCCTCAGTAAAGGCCCTACTACctttttgtgctttagtagatTGCGAAACTAATTAGGAACAAATACATCAGACTCTAGATATCAGGGGCTTTCCAGACCCGATACCCTCTCCTCGGGGTATCCATAAGTTACTTTATAGAACTTTGTTAACAATGGGTTTATGATGATGAACAGGAGAAGTTGAGTCCACCATTTATGAGCAGCAAAGGGCAAGACCACAACCAAATGATTCAGCCGGCGCCGGTGATCTTCCACGACGGCCGCCTCGTGAAGCGTCCGACGCCCTCCACGGCGCTCCTAATCCTCCTATGGATACCGCTAGGGATCCTCCTCGCCGCCATTCGGATTCTAATATATTCATCTTTCCCCATCCGCCTCGTCCTCCTCCTGGCCCCCATCCTCGGCGGCAAAGTCAAAGTCAAAGGCAAACCCCCACTCCCGCCGGCCACCAACTCCGGCGTCCTCTTCGTCTGCACCCACCGAACCCTAATGGACCCCGTCGTCCTCTCCGCCGTCCTCGGCCGCAAAATCCCCGCCGTCACCTACTCCGTCTCCCGATTCTCCGAGCTCCTCTCCCCAATCCCCACAATCCGCCTCACCAGAATCCGCGACATCGACGCCCAAAAAATCAAACGCGAGCTCGAAAACGGCGACCTCGCCGTCTGCCCCGAAGGCACCACTTGCCGCGAACCCTTTCTGTTACGATTTTCCGCGCTTTTCGCGGAACTAACGGACCGCATAGTCCCCGTGGCGATGAATTACCGAGTCGGGTTTTTCCACGCCACAACCGCGAGGGGGTGGAAAGCCATGGAccccatcttcttcttcatgaacCCCCGACCGGTGTACGAGGTAACATTCTTGAACCAGTTGCCGGTCGAGGCGACGTGTTCGGCCGGGAAAAGTCCGTACGACGTTGCGAATTATGTGCAGAAGATCTTGGCGGCGACGTTAGGGTTTGAGTGCACGAACTTTACGAGGAAAGATAAGTACAGAATTCTTGCGGGGAATGATGGGACGGTGGCGGTGTCGAATTGTTCGAGAGGGGATGGGGTGAAGAAATTACTGGGGGCGTTCAAGAAGGTGGTGGGCACTTTTAAGCCTTTTATTCactagaaaatataaattttaaaaaaaaaagttttttttttttataattatgcaGAAAGGCAGGGTTTGtgtttatatattcttttgattttatttttatttatttttaaattatgaataatatactgAAGATCGAGACTGATGTGATTTCCTGTAATTCAGTGTGTGGGGTTAATTCGAgtgtataatttttattcaaatttttgtTGCTTCATTTTTGGAGTTTAGTTTCTCAACCACAAATACTtgaaatgtgatttttttttgaggagGAATGAAACTCAAGACTACTATTTACATGTGTACGCTACGAGATAAACCTCACTCATGTCTAATAGTTTACAAACTAAAATGAGAGGTAAGTCACACTATGAAGACCTTATGCAATAAGCTCGACCAAAAGGATATTGAGAAGAATTGAATACGTGACCtttatatacaattatataagaaTCATGGTTCACTCAGTTGGTCACCCTTTTCAGGGTCGAACAATCTAAATATCATCCTCGGACGAAGTTTGCAAAGGGACTACTACGTTTTTTGGCGCATTGAATTCTCACCAATGTTTGTGTTACTCAAGTTGGCATCCTTGCTTTTGCTTCATTCACCCTTGATCGCACAAAATGTCTTTTTATATCCAACAACTTTACTAGATCGCTTAGCTTCGTGCATCTTTCGGTGCAAGAGCACTCGATCAGCGAACTATTACCTACTTTTTCAAGTAATTGAAAATTCAAACCATTGTTTTTATGATTTAAAATCTTGATTGGATAAATACAATACATATCctcttaatttaatttggtggtCGGAAAATATTACAAACATTGAAAAGATATGGATAAATTCATATGAGAAGGATTCTTTCTATAAAAGATGTGAAAATAATGAgatcaatttcataaatattataaattttgtaatatttatgaaattaacaaaaaatttccttttaatttatAACTATTGATTAATGCAGATGGATCTTATtgattcacatttttttttacaagaagCATTTGTTTTCACACAGGTAATGTAAACGTTAGATTAATAAAATGCATAATGGGCCAGTACCATACCCGTTACCATGCCATATTATTAACTTGATAAACAAAATTACAGATTTTTAAAAGGGTCAATACATTAATAAATGATAAATCTAAATACTAACcggtaatatttatttaaatgatcATTTTTGACTAAATATTTAGATTATGAATTTTACAAGGtcgcaaacatttattttaatgacaataataataaatcttctatattattttacattcatatattttaaattacctatttaaataaataaattcgatATTCAATCACCTACGAAtaaacttctcttatataatcttgcattgatatactttaaatatttatttaaatattaatattgagcATCGGCCCATTCGCACAATATACATgtaaaattagtatttttataaagaataaataatACACATAGGCCTTGTTTGGTTAGTAGCGGATCCGCCAATTTTTGGCGGATCCGCcgttttcagcgttttgaccatggtcaaaacgctgaaaaccttgtttggttaatggcggtttggagcagcggatttgctccaaaccgccaataTACAAAACGCTGCATATAGCAGCGTTTTGCAtttggcgttttggggaaagtattactttccccaaaacgcccttatatataaaaaaaaNNNNNNNNNNNNNNNNNNNNNNNNNNNNNNNNNNNNNNNNNNNNNNNNNNNNNNNNNNNNNNNNNNNNNNNNNNNNNNNNNNNNNNNNNNNNNNNNNNNNNNNNNNNNNNNNNNNNNNNNNNNNNNNNNNNNNNNNNNNNNNNNNNNNNNNNNNNNNNNNNNNNNNNNNNNNNNNNNNNNNNNNNNNNNNNNNNNNNNNNNNNNNNNNNNNNNNNNNNNNNNNNNNNNNNNNNNNNNNNNNNNNNNNNNNNNNNNNNNNNNNNNNNNNNNNNNNNNNNNNNNNNNNNNNNNNNNNNNNNNNNNNNNNNNNNNNNNNNNNNNNNNNNNNNNNNNNNNNNNNNNNNNNNNNNNNNNNNNNNNNNNNNNNNNNNNNNNNNNNNNNNNNNNNNNNNNNNNNNNNNNNNNNNNNNNNNNNNNNNNNNNNNNNNNNNNNNNNNNNNNNNNNNNNNNNNNNNNNNNNNNNNNNNNNNNNNNNNNNNNNNNNNNNNNNNNNNNNNNNNNNNNNNNNNNNNNNNNNNNNNNNNNNNNNNNNNNNNNNNNNNNNNNNNNNNNNNNNNNNNNNNNNNNNNNNNNNNNNNNNNNNNNNNNNNNNNNNNNNNNNNNNNNNNNNNNNNNNNNNNNNNNNNNNNNNNNNNNNNNNNNNNNNNNNNNNNNNNNNNNNNNNNNNNNNNNNNNNNNNNNNNNNNNNNNNNNNNNNNNNNNNNNNNNNNNNNNNNNNNNNNNNNNNNNNNNNNNNNNNNNNNNNNNNNNNNNNNNNNNNNNNNNNNNNNNNNNNNCGCcgttttcagcgttttgaccatggtcaaaacgctgaaaaccttgtttggttaatggcggtttggagcagcggatttgctccaaaccgccaataTACAAAACGCTGCATATAGCAGCGTTTTGCAtttggcgttttggggaaagtaAACGcccttatatataaaaaaaaaaaaatttaaaacttacagTTTGCCCAGCGCACCGCCTGCGCTGGGCAAACTGATTGAATGAaaaatggagccttgaggctccttttataggagcctcaaggctccactccccacttatcccacatctcccacttatcccaccgatgtgggataagtggggaaaCAAAGGGGAGCCGTGTGGCtcccctccccccacccccctccccttttttattttttttttgtttttttaattttaaaacattattattattgttattatttattatttattatttattgttatatatatatatatatatttatttatttatttatttatgtatgtattaaaacattattattattgttattatttatatatatatatatatatatatattatgtatacccttttggtcattttacatgttaaccgccaatctaaacagctaattttaccaaatatttttttacaaactgctaatacaatccactggtcaaacccgctaatataatccgctatttgataaccgctaacacaatccgctaccgctaaaatttaaccgctgataaccaaacaagcccatagtccatttatcattttcctatttaaaaaatgataagttGTTGAAAAAAAGATCACCACCCAAATTCCCCACTCTTGACTATCCCAATCGCACGCGCCAGTAGAGCATACGTTCCAGACAAAGCTCCACGTGTCACGTAGTCAAGACGTCTCTGTACACACCATATTCCAAGtcatacacaatattttatgCTTCCCAATTTACCCCTACACAAAAGTTTATTCACTTTCCACCCATTTCCCATATAATTGGTCTCTCCCAACTCACACCCTTCCTTCCAGCCTCCTCCGTCTGTAACCCGCCGGAATATTCACCAAAAAGCTTCAATTTTTCACAATCTTTTCGTCCAAAGATTTGATTTTTCGGATCCGTTTATCGCGAATTTTGGATCGTATATATAGAGATGTCGATGCCTTCAACGTATTGGTGTTATAGATGCAATAGGTTTGTGAGGGTTTGGAGCCAGGGTTCGGTGGCGTGTCCGGATTGTAACAGCGGGTTTGTGGAGGAAATCGACAATTCGAACCGATCCTCCGCCTTGGATTCTCAGCGGCGGCGTTTTCCGTCGTCGGCGATGTTCATGATGCGGAATTTGGATCGGAGCTCCGGGTCGGGTTCCGGGTCGAGTCCGCGGCTCCGGAGGAGCCGAAGGAATGGTTGGGACCGTTCGCCGTTTAATCCAGTGATTGTTCTCCGAGGGCCGTCGGACGGCGGCGGCGAAGGGGGTGGGGGAGGGAGGGGGTTTGAGTTGTACTATGACGACGAGGCGGGGGCGGGATTGAGGCCGTTGCCGGCGAGTATGTCGGAATTTTTACTCGGGTCGGGTTTCGACCGGTTGTTGGATCAGTTGACCCAAATTGAGGCGAACGGAATCGGAGGGATCGAGAATCCGCCGGCGTCGAAAGCGGCGATCGAGTCAATGCCGACGATCGAGATCGCCGATTCCCACATCTCCACCGAATCTCACTGCGCCGTTTGCACGGAGCCCTTCGAGGTCGGAAACGACGCTCGCGAAATGCCCTGTAAGCATCTATTCCATTCCGATTGCATTCTCCCCTGGCTTTCCATGCGTAATTCCTGCCCTGTTTGTAGACACGAATTGCCCCCAGACACTAGAAACCCTAGCGACTCCATTAGGCCCTCATCAGATCCCCAAAACGACGAAGAAACTGTAGGGTTAACAATTTGGAGGCTCCCCGGCGGCGGTTTCGCCGTGGGGCGCTTTTCCGGGACTAGAAGAGGCGGGGAAAGAGAGTTCCCCTTAGTCTACACTGAAATGGACGGTGGATTCAACAACAATGGAGTTCCCAGGAGAATCCCCTGGGGCTCTAGGGGCAGTCAATCACAGCAAAATGGCGGTTTCAGAAGAGCTTTCTTTAACCTATTCGCGTGTTTCGGTAGAGTTGGCTCATCACATTCCAATTCTAGTTTAGGTTCTAGGATAACTCGAAGGAGTAGTAGTTCACTCTCGACAAGAAGGCGCAGGGGCTGGAGTTTCGGGGCGAATGATGAACCTCAAAGATGGTGATCTTCGCGGGAGAGACAATCCATAATCTCTCCCGAGATGTAAATAAGTAGATAATGAGATAATGATAATGCAATAGCGAGTCTTCTGTGGCACATTGATGGCTAGAGTACTTATTAGTACCTGCTGGGGATACCGATTAACCACAAACATACGTTGCAGAAGAGGTTTAGAAGTGATGGTTAGTACGTACTGGGGATAATTAACAACGAACTTTCGTGTTGAAGCTGCAGAAGGGGTTTAGAAGTGATGGTTAGTGCAATAGTACCCGCTGGGGATACTGATTGACCACGAATAACTTTCGAATGTGAGAAGGTTTAGCAGTGATGGATGACTTCAAAAACGAAAGAATCTAAGGGTTAGCTCTGGCGCCTCGGAAGAAGAAGGTACGGACTTTGCAATTAGCTAGGAGTCGTTGTTAACCTGCGTTATTCTTTTCTTTGATGATCCCGCATGATGCTAGGCCTTGCCTTTCAGCTTTAAACGTTTTCTGTGTCGCGTAATTGAATCCTTACGAAGGGTGATAAAACTTTATGATTATAGCTTTAAATTGAATGATCTTTGGTGGAGCATGACAAGATGACATCTTCATTCATACTTTTTAGATTCTTTTAGTTGCTGGAGAAagtgtattcttttttttttgttttgggtaCCTTATCTTTTCATTTTTGGATTAATAATGTAACTTGAGTTTATTGATCAGTTTGCATGATGGGGTTTCTTTAGAACTGAAAATAGTGTATTTATCAGTTTGCATGTTTGAAGTTTTGTTCTTGTTGTAGTTGAAGTTGAATGAAGGTTCACATTCTTTTTCCCACCCAACAAACCTTTTGTTAATGTTATGGTGAGTGCAGTTTGATGGGATAATGAACCTGAGTAGTCTGAATAAATTATCACTCTCTAATCCAAACACTCTAATCTGATTAAGGACACTATTGTCTCAGAATGATCATAAGGACAGTTCAGATCACCCATTATGAGAGCTACAACAAGTACACAAATAGCATTAGGAAAAGGTTAATATATAGAAGCATTATCCATGCGATGACAACAAAATTTTTAGAGCATTTTTAATAGGCATaaattttgaggagtttttgcaGGTGAGATTAGGAAAGAGAGCATGAGAGAGATAAGGgatagaagaaaataaaaaaacattacGATGAGGAGTTTTTCCAAGTGAGAGCATGCCCCCTTTTTAGTGCGCTTCACGCAATAAACACAACAGCTTTTCAACTTTGATGGGGCTCATTGTGCTGATAAAAGTCAGGTCTTAGTCGGAAGATCTTAAatcttctttcttctcactcTCTTTTTCTCATAATTGCATTAAAATCTGTTTAAGTTATCTAAGATTCACTATTGTAGATGTTCTTAAGTTGTGGGATTTTGTCTCATCGTAATTCACAATTTGGAGAATCAGTGGTTAATTGCCAGCCTAATGGGATACAATCATACAGAGTTTATCAAACCTCAGAAGCATCATGGATTTTGATGATTTTTGGCTCTCAAATATCATTACAGCTTACTAGGCTACTAGCTTAGTAGGTTGGACTTGGAGGGGACAAATTATCCTAAATTGCTAGCTTAAAATACATATCCATTttacttttcttatttattacacCGTACTTATTGGTTAAATTACCTATTTCTCCATCAATGTaatttattagtatataaattttatatactaaatacataattttaatttatgagaaaatacGCAACACCTATTTGAAGGTGTGATCTAGATGAAGCTGACGgtaaataatcacaaaaaagtaaattaatttaagttgTACATAGGTAACTGgattaaacaaagaaaattaaagacaCACACACCCCTCATagagttaaatttaaaaaattatggtaCTAAATATTAAacctaatattatgaaaaattaaattgtaattaatattaactagcttcattaatcaaatcaaacaaatGAAATAGTACAAAAGAGTATATATGAGACGAGGTCAAACCATTCAGCATACAAGATAGAAGAAATGCAAATGCCAAACAAACAATTTTATCGATACATgatcttttttatttgtaaaaaatggCTATCTAAATATGTATTTTAGGTAAAATCTATCTGGTAATAGTAGCTATGATATACAATATTACTGTTTCGATAAAAACGACGTTGCATAAGAACCTTAATACAAACCGGCACACTAGAAGAAAAGCAATTGACAAAAGCATATGaagccaaaaagaaaaagaaaaaattgatagaCAGAATGGGAAGGATTTGACCAAATTGTCCCACGACAATTCTAAGAGGtcaactaataaaaataaattcatactGACGTGGCATGATTGATGATGTAGCAATTTGAATTATTGGAGACCAACCATaggtaataattttttttgaggtTCGGTGGAGGAATAATCTTCTTCCAAGCACAATGAAAATGaaacatattaattttttttatttatttttaattttacaaaaatgggttcaaatatattttttccatttCATATTTGTATGACCTATTCTTcatttttcaccttttttttaaaaaaaattatcataatttgtaaatacataaatttcaagaaaattttatggTGATGGTTAGGGGTGTAATTGAGTGAAGTCGGGTCCAAGTAATCAAAACTCAAAGTATATGTAGTATTTTTGTATGAATGGTTCCTATTGAAGCAAGAAACTACAAGAAATTGGAGAATAAACAAAACCGCGTTTGGATAATTAAGAATCAATTGGTATCGTCCATCACGCCTTGCATGCACCATATATTGACAATAACCTATCTGACAGAGATATTGCAACCAATCCACTTGTTCTCTTGCGTTTGACTTACCAAATTCCATTCTCATCATTATAATTGTTTACAGATCacgaattcaatttttatcaacacCCTCTCAATCGTTGAGTCCGATCCGTTGCATACTCGCATGAGATTTTTCTAGTGCGATTTTCCTCTTCTGATATGCAATCATGTGCAATATACACGTCTCGTTTAATTAAGACGGTCTTACATACACAAGACTTTTTTGTTCTCAATTTGAACTGTTACATATTTTTTTGATGTTCACCACGACCAATAACTTTCATCCCTATCTCCATCATGCCTACAGGAAACATGGTTGTATCACAACACATTATTTGCTTACCATATATGCATGAAAATTACATCAACTCAGTCTTGTGGTAGCAAATGACAGCCtaataacctttttttttgccTTTGAATTCTCGGCAACAAAAATATCTTAATCATAGTAACTCACTTGTTTTAAACATTATAGTCAAGTGGAACTGACCTATaagtttatattataaaattataaccTAATCACAAAAATTAACCTAATACCAACCAATTGGACCAGCATACTAATTTCTTACCATGAAAATAACATCAACCCAATATTATGGTAAATGACAAAGTAATATCCCTTTCGGCATTAATTGAATCCTCCATGACAAAAATACACTCAAACACCAAGAAGCCAACTGGAAACCAAAGTTGAACATACAACATGCACGCAAGCCCTAATTTCtatttaattacaagaaaaGTATGTATGTAATGATGTATGTATCTAAATTGTAATCAATCTTTATATACGAATTGAAGGTAAGCCTTACCAACTATTAGTAATAATCATTTTGAATATGTGGTTAACAACTACTCTGTACTTACTAAAccatactttaatttaatttgtttaataatcaatattatcatagtataataattgagatttatttgctttaatttgaaATGTCACTTAATAAAGTGTTAGTTTGGTCCTAAGTGATCAAATATGCCCCTTtgataataactaataaaaaattaaatctgcATCACAAATAATTTACACAGTAGTCCTAATTAAAAGTGTcatatattttctcttaaattTCACTATAAACACTCCataatcaattttttcttttgaaaacctccataatcattattatttaaaCAGATATTTTATTTCTCTAATTGATTGAGAGTGTTCAAGTTATTAATTATAACTACTAATGCAAAATCTTTaaaatcattaattatatttgacatttagtaaaataaattaataattataagacTGCAATCAtcattttaataaaaacaaaattgaaggaATCTTGTAACAGGCTTGGAGCAGGCCGGACTGAAGAAAGAGATTATATCGACATTTGGGAAAAGGGTAGCTGGAAATATTGACTAAAAAGATGAATTTAGaactaaaaattcaatttttttttttttacaaagaaaTCGCAGCAACTATTTGATTGTATGCATCATGTAAATATAATCTTGTGTAATAGCTAGTAATTGGTAAATTACATTGGACAAATAAATCGCATTAGAAAAATCTTTTGCGACAGATTCAACCAAAAGAGTGTTGGCATGCAAGAATCAAATTTGTGACGTTCCGGTATGAGAATCATGCTACAACCACTTTCttttgaaggtttttttttttgaaacaacaaATCTGTGTACTATTGTTAATTATTTTGTCACCTAGTACCGTCCAAATAATGCCGATGTTTTATTACTTAGAAGACTTAATTGCTTAAGTTTAACTAATTATTAGGTGTGAAACAGATGAACCTGTCATCAATTGTCTACCATAGTAATTGGACGTGGAGGACATGGCTAAAAGACTGAAAGTGATGGTAGATATAATGTTAGCATTCGTTTAttttacttcaattttaaatcattatgttgtcatattcataattaattattgattaattgGCTGATAATAATGTCGAGGATGATGTATATTATCttgaactatatatttttttaacgtCCAGTCTTGTAGTTCACCACCGATCCACCATCTCTCTAATATGGTAGTTTAGTAGCAATACAACACAGTTTTTGAAATAAAACAATTGTAAAACTTGAAGCAAAGCATAGCCCCAACAAGTTTTAAAAAGCATAACATATAGTGAGTTAATAATTGGTGAAAACTTAAAAGTATCATCGTATTGATTATTAGTGGTTATGCCTCAATCTTCAATGCACAAATACCTAATTATTTAACCCActcacaacttttttttttctcgatgAATTAATTAGGATTATACACCAAAAATAATCATGTCTATACTGAAATAAAACAGATCTCCGCGCCATACATGCACTTCCATAGTtactactcttttttttttttaaataacgaGCGAAACCCACAACGATATCTCATACACACTTTCATAGTTACTCATACTTTTTTTTAGGTGACAATGAAAACCC of Ipomoea triloba cultivar NCNSP0323 chromosome 3, ASM357664v1 contains these proteins:
- the LOC116012343 gene encoding glycerol-3-phosphate acyltransferase 5-like, which gives rise to MDSVVSELEGTLLKDPDPFCYFMLVAFEASGLLRFAALLMLWPAIRLLEVFGKGEMGLKVMIFVATAGVRMSEIEAVARAVLPKFYLDDVEMEAWRVFGGGGERRRVVVTRMPRIMVEMFVKGHLRADEVVGSELAVNQFGFATGFIKEGFDSVHERVAKLFEGDDDGQPSLGLGRSNPGSSYLSLCKEKLSPPFMSSKGQDHNQMIQPAPVIFHDGRLVKRPTPSTALLILLWIPLGILLAAIRILIYSSFPIRLVLLLAPILGGKVKVKGKPPLPPATNSGVLFVCTHRTLMDPVVLSAVLGRKIPAVTYSVSRFSELLSPIPTIRLTRIRDIDAQKIKRELENGDLAVCPEGTTCREPFLLRFSALFAELTDRIVPVAMNYRVGFFHATTARGWKAMDPIFFFMNPRPVYEVTFLNQLPVEATCSAGKSPYDVANYVQKILAATLGFECTNFTRKDKYRILAGNDGTVAVSNCSRGDGVKKLLGAFKKVVGTFKPFIH
- the LOC116014016 gene encoding E3 ubiquitin-protein ligase RDUF1-like; amino-acid sequence: MSMPSTYWCYRCNRFVRVWSQGSVACPDCNSGFVEEIDNSNRSSALDSQRRRFPSSAMFMMRNLDRSSGSGSGSSPRLRRSRRNGWDRSPFNPVIVLRGPSDGGGEGGGGGRGFELYYDDEAGAGLRPLPASMSEFLLGSGFDRLLDQLTQIEANGIGGIENPPASKAAIESMPTIEIADSHISTESHCAVCTEPFEVGNDAREMPCKHLFHSDCILPWLSMRNSCPVCRHELPPDTRNPSDSIRPSSDPQNDEETVGLTIWRLPGGGFAVGRFSGTRRGGEREFPLVYTEMDGGFNNNGVPRRIPWGSRGSQSQQNGGFRRAFFNLFACFGRVGSSHSNSSLGSRITRRSSSSLSTRRRRGWSFGANDEPQRW